A window of the Dyadobacter pollutisoli genome harbors these coding sequences:
- a CDS encoding DUF7009 family protein — translation MKIRIQRNSVRFRLSKTDVEQLGTIGYVKEATAFGTSHFYYAVKQDPASETLSAEFANGMITVFVPATFTKDWAANNVVGIDANVPLDEQESLYLLVEKDFKCLDNVAEDQSDNYENPSKTC, via the coding sequence ATGAAAATACGAATTCAGCGTAACTCGGTCAGGTTCAGATTGTCCAAGACCGACGTGGAACAGCTTGGTACAATCGGTTATGTGAAAGAAGCAACGGCATTTGGCACTTCTCATTTTTATTATGCCGTAAAGCAGGACCCAGCCAGCGAAACATTGTCAGCTGAGTTTGCAAACGGAATGATAACTGTATTTGTACCCGCAACATTCACGAAGGACTGGGCCGCAAACAATGTTGTAGGCATTGACGCCAATGTCCCGCTTGACGAACAGGAATCGTTGTATCTGTTGGTTGAAAAAGATTTTAAGTGTCTGGATAATGTCGCCGAAGACCAGTCCGACAATTATGAAAACCCGTCCAAAACCTGCTAG
- a CDS encoding M20/M25/M40 family metallo-hydrolase yields the protein MKSLICSVFLLTLSITSFPQSINPSPERIHAHISKLASDKMKGRGTGSKENEKAARYVAREFKKYHLQPKGTEGFYQPFTAKIRRIVVPDSVRKANNVIGFLDNGAEYTIVIGAHFDHLGTGSQGSSKAEKPEGQIHNGADDNASGVAGLLELARYFSTNSVKEAYNFLFIAFGAEELGLVGSRYFVNNPTLPLEKINFMGNMDMIGRYDANRGVGIGGFGTSQEWPVIFKDVKSDTKFFTDKAGSGGSDHGSFYAKQIPVLFFHTGGHDDYHKPTDDIDKIDLKAEAGILGIEIMLIENAMKLPKLKFTEVK from the coding sequence ATGAAAAGCCTTATTTGTTCTGTTTTTTTACTGACGCTGTCCATAACCTCATTTCCCCAAAGTATTAACCCATCTCCTGAAAGGATTCATGCACATATCAGCAAGCTGGCTTCCGACAAAATGAAAGGCCGCGGAACGGGTAGCAAAGAGAATGAGAAAGCGGCCCGATACGTTGCCAGGGAATTTAAAAAGTACCATTTGCAACCCAAAGGTACGGAAGGGTTTTATCAACCATTTACTGCTAAAATCAGACGGATTGTTGTACCGGACAGTGTTCGTAAGGCCAACAATGTGATTGGCTTCCTGGACAACGGAGCTGAATATACCATTGTGATCGGCGCGCACTTTGATCACCTTGGAACGGGTAGCCAAGGCAGTTCCAAAGCTGAAAAGCCAGAAGGGCAGATTCACAACGGTGCCGACGACAATGCTTCGGGCGTGGCCGGGCTGCTGGAACTCGCGAGGTATTTTTCAACTAATAGCGTAAAAGAAGCTTACAACTTTCTCTTCATTGCATTTGGGGCAGAAGAACTCGGGCTCGTAGGGTCACGGTACTTTGTCAACAATCCGACATTGCCTTTGGAAAAGATCAATTTTATGGGTAATATGGATATGATCGGACGATATGACGCCAATCGCGGCGTGGGCATCGGCGGTTTTGGAACGAGCCAAGAATGGCCTGTCATATTCAAAGATGTAAAGAGCGACACCAAATTTTTTACAGACAAGGCCGGCAGCGGCGGCTCAGACCACGGTTCTTTCTATGCCAAACAAATACCTGTCCTTTTCTTTCACACAGGTGGGCACGATGATTACCACAAACCCACAGATGACATTGATAAAATAGACCTAAAAGCGGAGGCAGGCATCCTTGGCATTGAAATTATGCTGATAGAGAATGCTATGAAACTCCCAAAACTGAAATTCACCGAAGTGAAGTAG
- the treA gene encoding alpha,alpha-trehalase TreA, whose translation MYGYVAPSFTYASPHISPEELYGTLFKDVQNSHIFVDSKTFADAIPLEDPVLIIERYHQEKDNPDFDLALFVQQYFRMPVHIASGFRPDTNVSTSEHIGTLWSLLTRYPENQERGGSLIPLPFSYVVPGGRFREIYYWDSYFTMLGLKESGRVDLIENMINNFAYLIDSFGYVPTANRTYYLSRSQPPFFSLMVRLYSEMEGKKVLTRFLPQMQKEYDYWMDDGGHAAEPFCAHRRLVHLPDGVRLNRYWDDRCTPRPESYREDIELADEAFEKYEVAPDALFRHIRAAAESGWDFSSRWFAEESDFASIHTTDIIPIDLNCLMYHLEQTLAEAYLLKENQVCADLYNEKANARCEAIQTYFWDESKNYYMDYDFEKRDFTKAVTLAGAFPLFFKLAPKLHSHYVRRYLRLNFMKSGGLLTTTVRTGQQWDSPNGWAPLQWIVYKGLRNYNFHLTANQLSAEWLALVDKEFKHSGKMLEKYNVSDTNLIAGGGEYEIQEGFGWTNGVYLRMKNKKR comes from the coding sequence TTGTACGGATATGTTGCCCCCTCTTTCACTTATGCGTCACCCCATATCTCTCCCGAGGAGTTATACGGTACGTTATTTAAGGATGTGCAGAACAGCCACATATTTGTCGATTCCAAAACATTCGCGGACGCCATACCCCTGGAAGACCCGGTTCTGATCATTGAGAGATATCATCAGGAAAAAGATAATCCTGATTTTGATCTCGCATTGTTTGTTCAGCAATATTTCAGGATGCCAGTACATATAGCATCTGGTTTCAGGCCTGACACCAACGTTTCTACTTCCGAACACATTGGAACGTTGTGGTCATTACTGACACGCTACCCCGAAAACCAGGAACGTGGTGGCTCGCTGATACCACTTCCCTTTTCCTATGTAGTACCGGGCGGGCGTTTCAGGGAGATTTATTACTGGGACAGCTATTTCACGATGCTGGGGTTAAAAGAGTCAGGCCGGGTGGATTTGATCGAAAACATGATCAATAACTTCGCTTATCTGATAGACAGTTTTGGTTACGTACCGACAGCGAACCGTACTTACTATCTGAGTCGCTCCCAGCCGCCTTTCTTTTCACTCATGGTGAGGCTATACAGTGAAATGGAAGGTAAAAAAGTGCTGACCCGGTTTCTTCCGCAAATGCAGAAAGAATATGATTATTGGATGGATGATGGCGGTCACGCCGCTGAACCATTTTGCGCACACCGGCGACTGGTACATTTGCCTGACGGCGTACGGCTGAACCGCTACTGGGACGACCGCTGCACGCCACGACCTGAGTCATACCGGGAGGATATTGAACTTGCCGACGAAGCTTTCGAAAAATATGAAGTTGCGCCGGACGCCTTATTCCGGCATATCCGGGCTGCCGCAGAGTCGGGTTGGGATTTTAGCAGCCGCTGGTTTGCCGAAGAGTCTGATTTTGCGTCGATCCATACGACTGATATTATCCCCATTGACCTGAATTGTCTGATGTACCATCTTGAACAAACATTAGCGGAAGCCTATCTGCTCAAAGAAAATCAAGTATGTGCGGACCTCTACAATGAGAAAGCAAATGCAAGGTGTGAGGCGATACAGACTTATTTTTGGGACGAGTCAAAAAACTATTATATGGATTATGACTTTGAAAAGCGGGATTTTACCAAAGCCGTTACACTGGCAGGCGCTTTTCCGCTTTTTTTCAAACTAGCCCCGAAATTACATTCACACTATGTCCGGCGGTATCTCCGTTTAAATTTTATGAAATCAGGAGGATTGCTGACAACCACCGTCCGGACAGGGCAACAATGGGACTCGCCCAATGGCTGGGCGCCTTTGCAATGGATCGTATACAAAGGGTTGAGAAATTATAATTTCCACCTTACCGCTAATCAATTATCCGCTGAATGGCTGGCATTAGTAGATAAGGAATTCAAACATTCCGGCAAAATGCTTGAAAAATATAATGTTTCAGACACCAATCTGATAGCCGGAGGTGGAGAGTATGAAATCCAAGAAGGCTTCGGATGGACAAATGGTGTGTACCTTCGCATGAAAAACAAAAAGAGGTAA
- a CDS encoding glycerophosphodiester phosphodiesterase — MKKIILSIAVGLLSLTTFEGMSQNKNKVIAHRGAWKNTGATENSIGALEHAIRLGCYGSEFDVHMSADSVLFVLHDHSIKGTHIEKSTAQELSLIKLDNGEALPTLEAYLKAGSKQKKTRLILEIKTSSVSKERSLALATKCVEMVKKLKVEKITDYIAFDFDVCLKVKQLAPKAHVEYLNGDKTPDEIGAAGLDGIDYHFNVFKRKEEYIPAMREKKLTTNVWTVNDEPTMKWFLERNVDYITTNEPELLLSISK, encoded by the coding sequence ATGAAAAAAATCATTTTATCGATTGCTGTGGGACTCCTTAGCCTGACCACTTTTGAAGGTATGTCACAAAATAAAAACAAGGTAATTGCACACAGAGGCGCATGGAAAAATACCGGGGCGACCGAAAATTCAATCGGTGCGCTGGAACATGCGATCAGGCTGGGTTGCTACGGAAGCGAATTTGATGTGCATATGTCGGCGGATTCGGTTTTGTTTGTACTGCATGATCATTCCATCAAGGGTACGCACATTGAAAAGTCTACTGCTCAGGAGCTTTCGCTGATCAAACTTGATAACGGCGAGGCGCTGCCAACATTGGAAGCCTACCTCAAAGCAGGTTCAAAACAGAAAAAAACACGACTGATACTGGAAATTAAGACTTCTTCTGTCAGCAAAGAAAGATCCCTGGCTTTGGCTACGAAATGTGTAGAAATGGTCAAAAAGCTAAAAGTGGAGAAAATCACAGACTACATTGCATTTGATTTTGATGTATGCCTGAAAGTGAAACAGCTCGCTCCAAAAGCCCATGTGGAGTATTTGAACGGAGATAAAACACCGGACGAAATTGGCGCAGCAGGATTGGATGGTATCGATTATCATTTCAATGTGTTCAAACGCAAGGAAGAGTACATTCCGGCCATGCGTGAGAAAAAACTTACTACCAACGTATGGACGGTCAATGACGAACCGACAATGAAATGGTTCCTCGAAAGGAATGTGGATTACATTACCACCAATGAGCCTGAGCTGCTGCTGAGCATTAGTAAGTAA
- a CDS encoding PhzF family phenazine biosynthesis protein, translated as MKLSIYQIDAFTDKLFGGNPAAIVPLAEWLPDETMLNIAAENNLAETAFYVPTESGFHIRWFTPTVEVDLCGHATLAAAYVIFNIEKYEGQTILFESRSGELIVDCKEDWLTLNFPVDLYHIAVPPPALMESLTGTDLLEVYKGKTDYLVVLESETAVRDLEFDIIVLSTIPARGIIVTAAGDDVDFVSRFFAPQSGIDEDPVTGSAHTTLIPYWAEKLDKTKLTAKQLSRRGGYLKCELSGDRVFIGGQAKLYLKGEILID; from the coding sequence ATGAAACTATCGATATATCAAATTGACGCTTTTACTGATAAACTGTTTGGCGGAAACCCTGCGGCAATCGTTCCTTTGGCCGAATGGTTACCGGATGAAACGATGCTGAATATTGCTGCTGAGAATAACCTGGCAGAGACTGCATTTTACGTTCCAACAGAATCCGGCTTTCATATACGCTGGTTTACCCCTACGGTTGAAGTAGATCTTTGCGGGCATGCGACCCTGGCCGCAGCTTATGTGATCTTCAATATCGAAAAATATGAAGGGCAGACGATCCTTTTTGAATCAAGGAGCGGCGAACTCATTGTCGACTGCAAGGAGGACTGGCTGACATTGAACTTCCCTGTTGACCTTTACCACATTGCAGTACCACCGCCGGCACTCATGGAAAGCCTCACAGGCACCGATCTCTTGGAGGTTTATAAAGGTAAAACAGATTATTTGGTTGTTCTCGAATCAGAAACTGCGGTCCGTGACCTGGAATTTGACATTATCGTATTGAGTACCATTCCCGCCCGCGGAATTATCGTTACGGCAGCAGGAGACGATGTTGACTTCGTATCCCGCTTTTTTGCGCCACAGTCAGGCATTGACGAAGATCCGGTAACAGGCTCTGCCCACACTACCCTGATCCCTTACTGGGCTGAGAAGCTCGACAAAACAAAATTAACTGCCAAGCAACTCTCCAGAAGAGGTGGGTACCTTAAATGTGAGCTCAGCGGCGACCGTGTTTTCATCGGTGGCCAGGCCAAATTGTACCTGAAAGGAGAAATACTGATCGACTGA
- the mnmA gene encoding tRNA 2-thiouridine(34) synthase MnmA codes for MSKHGRILVAMSGGIDSSLAAVMLHEQGYEVIGMTMKTWDYASSGGTKKETGCCSLDSINDARNIAVELGFPHYILDIRAEFGDYVIDHFTGEYLEGRTPNPCVLCNTHIKWDALLKRADRLDCEFIATGHYANMQFSNGRHYVSKGIDSWKDQSYVLWGVSQESLARTKLPLGYLHKSEIRDMARQRGFIDLVNKSESYEICFVPDNDYRGFLKRRIPGLEAEVAGGNFVFEDGTIVGKHEGYPFYTVGQRKGLGIALGKPAFVTEIRKETNEVVLGDLPDLFRDGMHVGKLNLQKYASLEKPLETVTKVRYKHDGTPALIEQTEPDRIVAKFHDGVNGIAPGQAAVFYEGDDVVGGGWIMKSFRQ; via the coding sequence ATGAGTAAACACGGACGCATTTTAGTCGCCATGAGTGGCGGCATCGACAGCTCGCTCGCAGCTGTTATGTTACACGAACAAGGTTACGAGGTCATCGGAATGACCATGAAAACCTGGGATTACGCCAGCAGCGGCGGTACCAAAAAAGAAACCGGCTGCTGTTCACTCGATTCCATCAATGACGCCCGCAATATTGCCGTCGAACTAGGCTTCCCACATTACATTCTGGATATTCGTGCAGAGTTTGGCGATTACGTAATCGATCACTTTACAGGCGAATACCTCGAAGGCCGCACGCCAAATCCTTGCGTTTTGTGCAATACGCACATTAAATGGGACGCGCTGTTAAAACGTGCTGACCGCCTGGATTGCGAATTCATCGCGACCGGACATTACGCCAATATGCAGTTTAGCAACGGCCGCCATTATGTTTCCAAAGGCATTGACAGCTGGAAAGATCAAAGTTATGTGCTTTGGGGCGTTTCTCAGGAAAGCCTGGCCCGTACCAAGCTGCCTTTGGGTTACCTGCACAAATCCGAAATCCGTGATATGGCGCGTCAAAGAGGCTTTATCGATCTTGTAAACAAATCGGAAAGCTATGAAATATGCTTTGTGCCTGATAATGACTACCGTGGATTCCTTAAAAGACGTATTCCAGGGCTGGAAGCAGAGGTAGCAGGCGGGAATTTCGTTTTTGAAGATGGTACCATTGTTGGCAAACACGAGGGATACCCATTTTATACAGTAGGTCAGCGTAAAGGTTTGGGAATTGCTTTGGGCAAACCCGCTTTTGTAACTGAGATCAGAAAAGAAACGAATGAAGTAGTTCTCGGAGACTTGCCGGACTTGTTCCGCGATGGAATGCACGTCGGCAAATTGAACCTGCAAAAATATGCATCACTGGAAAAACCCCTCGAAACGGTAACGAAAGTACGTTACAAACACGATGGGACGCCAGCATTGATCGAACAAACCGAGCCGGATAGAATAGTAGCCAAATTCCACGACGGCGTCAATGGTATCGCACCGGGACAGGCTGCTGTGTTTTATGAAGGAGATGATGTAGTCGGCGGCGGCTGGATTATGAAAAGCTTCCGCCAGTAG
- a CDS encoding homoserine O-acetyltransferase family protein, whose amino-acid sequence MQAEQKTFKYPYAYSLEMGGELSGFELSYTTYGERNADDSNIVWICHALTGSSNAADWWDGLVGDDKYFNPAKYFIICVNVLGSAYGSTGPLSINAKTQKPYYRDFPVVTVRDVVGTMELLRQELAIKKIKICIGGSLGGQQALEWAVEVPDLCEELIVIASNALHSPWGIAFNESQRMAIEADPTFKDDHADAGSMGMRAARSIALLSYRNYDTYNFTQARDNPDQIDDFRASSYQQYQGDKFVKRFNAYSYWVLSKIMDSHNVGRNRGGIVHALGLVKAKTLVLGIKSDLLFPLSEQQFVARHIPDAVFQEIDSLYGHDGFLIEYKQLTQVIRAWQETNGQLQMAKIG is encoded by the coding sequence ATGCAAGCGGAACAAAAAACATTTAAATACCCGTACGCTTATTCCCTGGAAATGGGTGGCGAACTTTCAGGCTTCGAGCTGTCATACACTACTTATGGAGAAAGAAACGCAGACGATAGCAACATCGTGTGGATCTGTCACGCGCTGACAGGCAGCTCCAATGCCGCCGACTGGTGGGACGGACTGGTAGGGGATGACAAGTATTTCAATCCTGCCAAATACTTCATTATTTGTGTCAATGTACTCGGCTCCGCTTATGGCTCCACCGGGCCGCTTTCTATCAATGCCAAAACGCAAAAACCTTATTACCGCGATTTTCCGGTCGTAACTGTGCGCGATGTGGTCGGTACCATGGAGCTTTTGCGACAGGAGCTGGCCATCAAAAAAATAAAAATATGTATCGGCGGGTCGCTCGGAGGTCAGCAGGCACTCGAATGGGCTGTGGAAGTGCCCGATCTTTGTGAAGAACTGATCGTGATCGCTTCCAACGCATTGCATTCGCCTTGGGGAATTGCTTTTAATGAGTCTCAGCGGATGGCGATCGAAGCTGACCCTACATTTAAGGATGATCATGCGGATGCGGGTAGCATGGGCATGCGTGCCGCGCGGTCCATTGCATTGCTTTCGTACCGCAACTACGACACTTATAATTTTACCCAGGCCCGTGATAATCCTGATCAGATCGATGATTTCAGAGCTTCTTCGTATCAGCAGTATCAGGGAGATAAATTTGTAAAGCGTTTCAATGCGTACTCCTATTGGGTTTTGTCCAAAATCATGGATTCGCACAATGTTGGACGTAACCGCGGCGGAATCGTACATGCCCTCGGCCTGGTGAAAGCCAAAACATTGGTGCTAGGTATCAAATCCGACCTCCTTTTTCCGCTCTCCGAGCAGCAGTTTGTGGCACGCCACATTCCCGACGCAGTTTTTCAGGAAATTGATTCGCTATACGGTCACGATGGCTTTTTGATTGAGTATAAGCAGCTTACACAGGTGATTCGTGCGTGGCAAGAGACCAATGGTCAACTTCAAATGGCCAAAATCGGCTGA
- a CDS encoding FdhF/YdeP family oxidoreductase — protein sequence MADHPLPVPGSENPEKLTGLKKGKIKKVAAGIPAVVSSFEKIVEEAGLQRGMKALFHLNKKGGFDCPSCAWPDPDDERSGIAEYCENGARAVAEEATTKKLTTEFFSQHSVLELAKLSDYEIGGKGRVAQPMFLPAGGTHYQPISWNAAFAKIGVELNRLASPDEAVFYTSGRTSNEAAFLYQLFVREFGTNNLPDCSNMCHESSGVALGESLGIGKGSVTLNDFYEAEVIMILGQNPGTNHPRMLTALQKAKANGATIISINPLPETGLMGFNNPQLVTGVLGINPALTDIFLQVKINGDMALLKAIALLLVREEEHNPGNVFDQYFIQKNTEGYTAFIEHIKTFNDEELAKTCGVPLPLIQETARVLARKSKIIACWAMGLTQHKNAVDTIKEVVNLLLLKGSIGKPGAGTCPVRGHSNVQGDRTMGIFERPSEKFLHAIERNFHFSPPKKHGYDVVECIKAMHEGKAKVFIAMGGNFLSATPDTHFTAEALSKCKLTVHVSTKLNRSHLVHGEEAMILPCLGRSDMDMRDGENRFVSCENSMGVVQLSKGVLPPVSEHLLSEPEIVCRLASATLGRRSQINWELYSEDYDVIRADIERTIPGFDRYNERVRQQGGFYLPNCNREGTFDNDIQKARFNVAPLQIAQLAEDELMMMTIRSHDQFNTTIYGLNDRYRGIYNERRVILMNEKDITKRNLKNGDLVDLHNHFDGVARVARKFIVVEYPIPETCAATYFPETNVLVPINSVADKSNTPTSKQVVLTLTRHAP from the coding sequence ATGGCTGACCATCCTCTTCCGGTCCCCGGCTCGGAAAATCCCGAGAAACTTACCGGTCTCAAAAAAGGCAAGATCAAAAAGGTAGCTGCGGGCATTCCGGCAGTCGTTTCCAGCTTCGAGAAAATCGTTGAAGAAGCTGGTTTGCAGCGTGGCATGAAGGCGCTTTTTCATTTGAACAAAAAAGGCGGTTTCGACTGCCCCAGCTGTGCCTGGCCCGACCCGGACGATGAGCGTTCAGGCATCGCCGAATATTGTGAAAATGGCGCGCGCGCAGTCGCGGAGGAAGCTACTACCAAAAAACTGACGACAGAATTTTTCTCTCAGCATTCTGTGCTCGAATTGGCCAAATTGTCTGATTATGAAATAGGTGGCAAAGGTCGTGTGGCTCAACCCATGTTTTTACCGGCTGGCGGCACCCATTATCAACCAATTTCCTGGAATGCAGCATTTGCGAAAATTGGCGTAGAACTGAACCGGTTAGCGTCACCCGATGAAGCTGTTTTCTACACCTCGGGACGCACCAGTAATGAGGCTGCTTTTCTTTATCAGCTTTTTGTAAGAGAATTTGGTACGAATAATCTGCCGGATTGCAGTAATATGTGCCATGAAAGCAGCGGCGTTGCCTTGGGCGAATCGCTGGGGATCGGCAAAGGCTCGGTGACGTTGAATGACTTTTACGAGGCCGAAGTTATTATGATATTGGGGCAAAATCCGGGTACCAATCACCCGAGAATGCTGACAGCGCTGCAAAAAGCCAAGGCCAACGGAGCTACCATTATCTCCATTAACCCGCTACCTGAAACCGGGCTGATGGGTTTTAATAATCCTCAGCTGGTTACCGGCGTTTTGGGGATCAATCCTGCACTCACCGATATCTTCCTGCAGGTCAAAATCAATGGTGATATGGCGCTACTGAAAGCCATTGCATTGCTTTTGGTACGGGAAGAAGAGCATAATCCGGGCAATGTTTTCGATCAGTATTTTATTCAAAAAAATACAGAAGGTTATACTGCTTTTATTGAGCATATCAAGACTTTTAATGACGAGGAACTAGCCAAAACCTGCGGTGTTCCGCTGCCATTGATACAGGAAACTGCGAGGGTACTGGCACGGAAAAGCAAAATTATTGCCTGCTGGGCAATGGGTCTTACGCAGCATAAAAATGCGGTAGATACCATCAAAGAAGTGGTCAATCTGCTGTTATTGAAGGGTAGCATTGGCAAACCAGGGGCCGGTACCTGCCCTGTCAGAGGCCATAGTAATGTGCAGGGCGACCGTACGATGGGTATTTTTGAAAGGCCTTCTGAAAAATTCCTCCATGCGATCGAGCGAAACTTCCATTTCAGTCCTCCCAAAAAACATGGGTACGACGTCGTGGAGTGCATTAAAGCCATGCATGAAGGGAAGGCAAAAGTGTTCATAGCGATGGGTGGAAATTTTCTTTCCGCGACGCCCGACACGCATTTTACCGCAGAGGCGCTGTCCAAATGCAAATTGACCGTGCACGTTTCGACAAAACTAAACCGTAGCCATCTCGTTCACGGTGAAGAAGCCATGATATTGCCCTGCCTGGGCAGGAGCGATATGGATATGCGGGATGGTGAAAACCGGTTTGTTTCCTGTGAAAACTCGATGGGTGTCGTGCAACTTTCCAAAGGTGTGCTGCCGCCAGTTTCGGAACATTTGCTCAGCGAGCCCGAGATCGTGTGCCGGCTGGCGAGCGCGACATTAGGGCGTCGTAGTCAGATTAACTGGGAGCTTTATAGTGAAGATTATGATGTGATCAGGGCTGACATTGAGCGTACTATTCCGGGTTTTGATCGATATAATGAGCGTGTTAGACAGCAGGGAGGATTTTATCTGCCCAATTGCAACCGCGAAGGAACCTTTGACAATGACATTCAAAAAGCGAGATTTAATGTCGCTCCTTTGCAAATTGCGCAGCTGGCGGAAGATGAATTAATGATGATGACCATCCGCAGCCACGACCAGTTCAATACCACCATTTATGGCCTCAACGACCGGTACCGCGGTATTTACAATGAGCGGCGGGTGATATTGATGAACGAAAAAGACATTACAAAAAGGAACCTGAAAAACGGTGACCTGGTGGATTTGCATAATCATTTTGACGGGGTCGCACGCGTTGCGCGCAAGTTTATAGTGGTGGAATACCCGATCCCTGAAACTTGCGCTGCAACCTATTTCCCCGAAACGAATGTACTGGTGCCCATCAACAGTGTTGCCGATAAAAGCAACACGCCTACTTCGAAACAGGTGGTTCTGACATTGACAAGACATGCTCCCTGA
- the mobA gene encoding molybdenum cofactor guanylyltransferase — protein MDMYGLVICGGNSARMGTDKSTLVYYDKPQHDHLYDQLSLFCKKVIISCNQEQFVSLETSNEKMPDLAQYSGHGPISGILTAFDTFPEHDFLVAGCDYPFLSKDELKLFLAKTTRDSRAAAFYNQDNKYEPLLAWYSKDAGPLLKEHFNRNEFSLQHFLKKYGAEKYLPKPERVVTSVDTPEEFERVKAILANENNK, from the coding sequence ATGGACATGTACGGACTTGTGATTTGTGGAGGCAACAGTGCCCGCATGGGTACCGATAAAAGCACGCTTGTTTATTACGACAAGCCCCAGCACGATCATCTGTACGATCAGCTTTCATTGTTTTGTAAAAAAGTGATCATTTCGTGCAACCAGGAACAATTTGTTTCATTGGAAACTTCGAATGAAAAAATGCCTGATCTCGCTCAATACTCTGGCCACGGGCCTATTTCGGGTATACTGACAGCATTTGACACATTCCCGGAACATGATTTTCTGGTGGCTGGATGCGACTATCCGTTCCTCAGCAAAGACGAACTGAAGTTATTTTTGGCAAAAACTACAAGAGATTCCCGCGCCGCTGCCTTTTATAATCAGGATAACAAATATGAGCCTTTGCTAGCGTGGTATTCCAAAGATGCAGGACCGCTATTAAAGGAGCATTTTAACCGGAATGAATTTTCCCTGCAGCATTTTTTGAAAAAATATGGTGCGGAAAAATATTTACCAAAGCCCGAAAGGGTTGTCACAAGCGTAGACACGCCCGAAGAATTCGAAAGGGTCAAGGCGATTTTGGCCAATGAAAACAACAAGTGA
- the fdhD gene encoding formate dehydrogenase accessory sulfurtransferase FdhD — protein MKTTSEMETTAIAYQKIRRIGKDGATDWEDHLAVEEPLEIQLSYYQSSKKIIKSISVTMRTPGHDHELAVGFLFTEGIITGCEQVESVKSAALVENNVVVTLSDTFTPTLNALERNFYTTSSCGVCGKASIDAIKTVSVYQSQFDEIRLTKEVLFTLSEKIAGQQNIFESTGGLHASSLFELDGNFVMLREDVGRHNALDKLIGAAFLNDELPLSQNMLLLSGRASFELVQKASMAGIRVVAAIGAPSSLAVQLAEESGITLIGFLKNDRFNVYTGFGRVE, from the coding sequence ATGAAAACAACAAGTGAAATGGAAACGACCGCGATAGCATATCAAAAGATCAGAAGGATAGGAAAAGACGGGGCGACGGATTGGGAGGATCATCTGGCTGTGGAAGAACCACTTGAAATTCAGCTATCTTATTATCAATCAAGCAAAAAGATCATTAAAAGCATTTCCGTAACCATGCGGACGCCTGGCCACGATCACGAGCTGGCTGTTGGTTTTTTGTTTACGGAGGGCATCATTACCGGGTGCGAACAGGTTGAGTCTGTGAAAAGCGCCGCTCTCGTAGAAAACAATGTGGTAGTGACCCTATCCGACACATTCACACCGACATTGAATGCGCTTGAACGGAATTTTTATACAACATCCAGCTGCGGTGTCTGCGGGAAAGCCAGTATCGACGCCATTAAAACAGTGTCGGTTTATCAGAGCCAATTTGATGAGATCCGACTGACAAAAGAGGTACTGTTTACATTGAGTGAAAAGATCGCTGGCCAGCAAAATATTTTCGAAAGTACCGGCGGTCTTCACGCTTCCTCGCTTTTTGAGCTAGACGGCAACTTTGTGATGCTCCGGGAAGATGTGGGTAGGCATAATGCATTGGACAAACTGATCGGAGCGGCATTTCTAAATGATGAGCTGCCATTGTCCCAAAATATGCTGTTGCTAAGCGGCCGGGCCAGTTTTGAACTCGTTCAAAAAGCATCGATGGCAGGTATCAGAGTGGTGGCCGCGATTGGCGCCCCTTCCAGCCTGGCGGTGCAGCTTGCAGAAGAAAGCGGCATTACGCTAATTGGCTTTTTAAAAAATGACAGGTTTAATGTTTATACCGGCTTCGGCCGTGTTGAGTAA